From Myxococcales bacterium, the proteins below share one genomic window:
- the ftsY gene encoding signal recognition particle-docking protein FtsY, with amino-acid sequence MDNPVVIAVIVLIVVAIAAFFALNKKKAPELPAPEDEKPEPKKPEPKKAEPAAKKAEPEPTPKKAEPKPEPAKAEPPKAPEGKRELAQTALEAPQAKAKARDEDIAIDEAPAEEAKAVAPPTSKRDVEGLRKGLTASRKGFIARLTALFTGKKEIDPAILEQMEEVMISSDVGVKTTQAILERLREKLERKELDDASAVWGALRAEALRILSAPAEKPPAGRPLVLLMVGVNGVGKTTTIGKLATKWNADGRKVMLAAGDTFRAAAVQQLEVWGKRVGADVIRGKEGADPGAVAFDATTKAKEAGVDVLLVDTAGRLHTKAPLMDEIKKVRKTIAKAMDGAPHETFLVLDATTGQNALTQAQLFKEAVDLTGIVLTKLDGTAKGGIVLGICDELKVPVRYVGLGERAEDLREFHAGDFVEALFGQEAEADA; translated from the coding sequence ATGGATAATCCTGTCGTAATCGCCGTCATCGTCCTGATCGTCGTCGCGATCGCCGCATTTTTCGCGCTCAACAAGAAGAAGGCGCCCGAGCTTCCCGCGCCCGAGGACGAGAAGCCCGAGCCCAAGAAGCCCGAGCCCAAGAAGGCCGAGCCCGCCGCGAAGAAGGCCGAGCCCGAGCCCACGCCCAAAAAGGCCGAGCCCAAGCCCGAGCCCGCGAAGGCCGAGCCGCCCAAGGCCCCCGAGGGAAAGCGCGAGCTCGCCCAGACCGCACTGGAGGCCCCGCAGGCGAAGGCCAAGGCCCGCGACGAGGACATCGCCATCGACGAGGCGCCGGCCGAAGAGGCCAAGGCGGTCGCCCCGCCCACGTCCAAGCGCGACGTCGAAGGCCTTCGAAAAGGCCTCACCGCATCACGCAAGGGCTTCATCGCCCGCCTCACGGCCCTCTTCACCGGCAAAAAAGAGATCGATCCCGCCATCCTCGAACAGATGGAAGAGGTCATGATCTCGAGCGACGTCGGCGTGAAGACCACGCAAGCGATCCTCGAGCGGCTCCGCGAGAAGCTCGAGCGAAAAGAGCTCGACGACGCCAGCGCCGTGTGGGGAGCGCTCCGCGCCGAGGCCCTCCGTATTCTCTCCGCGCCCGCGGAGAAACCGCCGGCAGGCCGCCCGCTCGTCCTCCTCATGGTCGGCGTGAACGGGGTCGGCAAGACGACCACGATCGGCAAGCTCGCGACCAAGTGGAACGCCGACGGGCGCAAGGTGATGCTCGCGGCGGGCGACACGTTCCGCGCCGCGGCCGTCCAGCAGCTCGAGGTCTGGGGCAAGCGCGTCGGCGCGGACGTCATCCGCGGCAAAGAGGGCGCCGACCCGGGCGCGGTCGCGTTCGACGCGACCACCAAGGCCAAGGAGGCCGGGGTCGACGTGCTCCTCGTCGACACGGCGGGACGCCTCCACACGAAGGCGCCGCTCATGGACGAGATCAAGAAGGTCCGAAAGACCATCGCGAAGGCCATGGACGGGGCCCCCCACGAGACGTTCCTGGTCCTCGACGCGACCACCGGCCAGAACGCCCTCACCCAGGCGCAGCTCTTCAAAGAGGCCGTCGATCTCACCGGCATCGTGCTCACCAAGCTCGATGGCACGGCGAAGGGTGGCATCGTGCTCGGCATCTGCGACGAGCTCAAGGTGCCGGTCCGGTACGTGGGCCTCGGAGAGCGCGCCGAGGACCTCCGCGAGTTCCACGCCGGCGACTTCGTCGAGGCGCTCTTCGGGCAAGAAGCCGAGGCCGACGCGTGA